ACGGATGAAGCCCCACACTATCCGCCTTATCATTATGAGCATGCCCTGTTGCACCTGAAGGCCGGTGACCCCATCTCTGCCGCGACCAAGCTGCGCCATGGTTTTGTCGCGAACGGCTATATCGCAGAGATGTTGTCAGGGAACCCAGAGCCGGCGGCGCTTGCGATTTGGCACGGCTCGAACCTTGCCGAACCGGAGACGGCTCGCAGCTATCTAGATCAGTGTGGCGACCTTTGGCAGCGAACGCCAGGTGCGGTCGCCTTTGTACGTTGGCTGCACACGCATCCCAAAGTCCTCGCCGAAAGGGCCGCGGTCCTCGAATGCCAGGAGGCGCTGTTGTGGGAGCACGACTTTGAAAAACGGCAAGCGTTGGGCTTGAAAGAGGACGCAGCACGCGCGCGAATCGACGACGTGCTTTCGGCGGAGATCGTTCGGAAGAAGGCCGACCGCCATGGGCGGCCGATAGAACCATGGCGATATCAACGCACGCGTTTTTGAAGCCTTGATTACGGTGTCCCGCTTCATGGTTCTCGGGTTCCTCCCCGAGGCGGATCGGTGATCGGGATAAAACATATTTGACCGATAATCGCCAATAATTGGTCAAATATGACTCAAAGACTGCGCGCCGTTTCCATCTCGTCACCGACGAAAGCAGCCTCATAGTCACGCGCCAGCGCGCCAGAAACGCCCACCTGTCTGAAGACTTCCCGCCATCCGTCCGAGATCCGCTGCGCCATGGTTCGGATGATCTCCCGTGCCTCGGCCTCGGCAATCTCGAAAAACGCGCAGGCCTCTAGAGCGAGGTTAACCGAGCGGTCATGGGCCCCGCCCTCGAGGATTGCCGTCTCGAGATGCGGGTTGCGATCCGGCGCCGGGTTCACGTCGAATACCGGCGACAAGCGCCACCGACCCGCCCCCACATAGAGGAAGCCATGGTTCTTGAGATGATCATCCTTGTTGGACACGAGGATCGTGAAGATCAGACGCCGATAGAGTTCGCGGAAATCGTCAGAAGGATCGGACGAATAAGCCCGCATGAAATCGACGATCTCCGTATAGGAACCCAGCCCCACGCCCGTCTTGCCGAGCGCGGTGCGCGCGGAGATGTACGGAATCCGTGCGGCCCCACGTCGGTCGAACCGCTGGACCAGTGCGACTGGAAACGGCGTGTCCGATAGTTCCAACCGTGTCTCGGGCGTGCGGATACCGCAGGCCGCCGCCAAGCGCAGCGTCGCGACCTCGACGCGCTCGATTGGCTGTTGATCGTGGACCGAGGTGAACTTCGCCAGCCACAGCACATCGCCGTCCCTGACATTGGCTTTAGGGCGCGCGCCGCCGGAGCCGCCCGCGCCGGCCAGCGCCTGCATTTCCTCGGGCGAGATTTCCTTGCCTTGCTCATAGGCGCGCGCAATCCCCGTGATGGTTTCGAGATCGACCAGACGGGGAACGGCGTCGGCGGCCTTGCCGCGAATGACTTCGCCCTTGTCATCCAGAAAGCGCAACGCGCCTTGCCGACAGGCATCGTCGGAAAGCGTCAGATACTCGAATTCGTTGAGACCATTGCCATAGGCGCGTTCGAGCAGCCTGCGTCCCCAACTGTCCGGAGACGCATCGGCGAAAACGCCGGCCAATGCATCGCGCATGTTGCCGGGCTGTCCCGAAGTGTGGAAAGGGCCGGCCTCAAGAGGGAAATCGGGCTGTATGGCGAAGGCGCGCGGGTTTTCGATCCATTCCGCATCATAAGTGAAGGTCGAGAATTGCCGTGGCCCGTTATGGGTGAAACGCAACTGGCCCACCGATGTCCGGCCTTCGCCAAGCGCGACATGGGCGACGAAATCGGCCATCAGAAGGAGGCCCCGTCAGGGTCCACAACGTCCTGTCGATCCTGCGTCTCCTCCGTCTGAGCCTTCTGCTTTTTCAGCCTTGCCGCGAAGGAGCGGCCCCTGCGCGGTCCGTGCTCCGCTGCCAGCGCCAGCCCCAGATCGTCCTTGCGGATATCGACCAGGTCAGCGAGCCGCTCCAGAAGGCCGAGCACAACGAGAACGTCGGCAAGCGTTCCGATCGCAACGCCCGGATCACCCCGTTCAAGGCGGGCGATAGAGCTTGGCGAGGTTCCCGCACGCACGGCGAGATCCGCCACGGCGATGCCACGCCGCAGACGCGCGTGGCGGATATCCTGGCCCAGCCGTTCCAGTGCTGGTTTCGCCTTGGGAGAACCCATATCAATCGTCCATATTTGATGGAATGCCGCAAACAAACGGTCATATATGACAAATTAAGCTATTAGTCAAGATTTCTAGCCAGTGCCCCGGCAGCGCGAGCGTTTCGGTTCGATATTTGTGACCAGAAGGTGGGGAAGGTCTTCCCCTGCGTCCGAGCCTTGGGTCTCGGCCGACCCCTTCGAGCGGGGAGATCCCCGCAACGCCCCCAGAGTGAGAGAGCGGACTTGTTTCCGTGACGGGTGAATAGCTGGGAGAGAGGCTCCCGCGCCCGTCGTGGAGATTGGTCCATGAACATGCAAGTACTCGATGCGCGCCGTGACACGAGCGGCGGTTACAAGGTGGATGTCAGCCGTGGCGAGCGGATCGGCCGCGTCTCGTCCGAATGGTTCTCGCGCCCGGCCGACGAGCGCTACCTGTCGCTGTCCGAGTTGGCGCGATCGGTCCGCGACCGCGCCGATCGCAGCCGGACACGCGTGGTGGAAAGCGCACTGATCCATGTCGAGGCCAATCGCAACGATCCGGAGCGGCTGGCGCTCATGTTCCCCGCCGCCGACGCACCCGTCTCGCCGACGCACTGGTCTTTCGGTCAGCTCGCCAGCCTGGTCGGCGCGCCCGCCGCCTATCTGCGGCAGCTCCCCGCCGCGCTTGCCGGCATCAATCTGCAATATGGCCTGAGCTCCAACCGGGCCGAGCAGATCAAAACGTTCGAAACCGACGATGGGCGCGTCGAGCTGCGCGCCGTCACCGGCCCGGACTATGGCCGCATCTTCGATCACGAACTGGTCCAGGCGGTACAGCGCATCGCTGGCAACGGCACAGGCGACACACGTTGGAAGGTGCCGGGCGTGCTGGACTGGTCGACCGGCGTCTACAATCCGCGCGTCGATATCACCAAAGATACGACGACGCTCTACGCTTCGGATCGCGACGTCTTCCTGTTCCTGGTCGACGACCTGAATCCGATTGAGGCCGGCCGACTGCCAGACGGATCGCCCGACCTTTATTTCCGGGGCTTCTACTGCTGGAATTCTGAGGTCGGCGCCAAGACCCTCGGCATGGCGAGCTTCTATCTGCGCGCGGTCTGCCAGAATCGCAATTTGTGGGGCGTGGAGGATTTCGAGGAAATCACCATCCGCCACAGCAAATATGCCGCCAACCGCTTTGCGCATGAGGCAGCGCCGGCGTTGCTGAACTTCGCGAACTCCTCGCCCATGCCTTTCGTCAACGGCATCAAGGCGGCCCGCGAGCGGATCGTTGCTAGGACAGACGAGGACCGCACCGATTTCCTGCGTCGTCGAGGTTTCTCCAAGGCCGAGACGGGCAAGATCATCGACACGGTGCTGGCTGAGGAAGGCCGCCCGCCCGAGAGCATCTTCGATTTCGTGCAGGGCATTACCGCCGTCGCACGCGACAAGCCGCATCAAGATGCCCGCCTCGATATGGAGGGCAAGGCCAAGAAGCTGCTCGACCGAGCAGCCTGACAACCGCAACGCCGGGGATGTGGTTTTCCGTATCTCCGGCTCTACGCTTCTCCGTATCTCAATTCCCTGACCGTGGCGCTGCCCCCCTTTAGAGGAAGAGGGCGGCGCTTCGCTTCGTGACGGGTTGGAGGTCGAGAGAGAGGCTCCCGGCCGCCCGTCGCGGAGTAAATCCCGATGGCTACTGCCGTTCAGAAGATCACCCTATCGTCCTCGCGCGACATCCCCTTCAACAAGCTGGTGCTCAGCCAGTCCAACGTCCGCCGCGTCAAGGCCGGTATCTCGATCGAGGACCTGGCGGCCTCGATCGCCCGTCGCGGCCTGATCCAGAGCATCAGCGTCTTTCCGGTCATTGATGCCGAGGGCAACGAGACCGGCATGTTCGAGGTGCCGGCCGGCGGCCGCCGCTTCCGCGCGCTCGAGATGCTGGTGAAGCAGAAGCGCCTCGCCAAGACTACACCGGTGCCCTGTGTCGTGCGCGAGCGTGATGGTGCGATCCTCGCCGAGGAAGTCTCGCTTGCCGAGAATATCGAACGCGCCCCGCTGCATCCTCTCGACCAGTTCCGGGCCTTTCAGGACATGCGCGCCAAAGGCATGACCGAGGAAGAGATCGCCGCCGCCTTCTTCGTGTCGGCCCAGGTCGTGAAGCAGCGGCTCCGGCTTGCCTCTGTCTCGCCGGCGCTGCTCGACATCTATGCCGAGGACGGCATGACGCTGGAGCAGCTCATGGCCTTCACGGTTTCCGGCGACCATGACCGCCAGCAGCAGGTCTGGGATGTCGTGAAGGATTCCTGGTCGAAAGAGCCGTATCAGATCCGCCGGATGCTGACCGAGACCACGGTCCGGGCCTCCGACAAGCGCGCCGTTTTCGTCGGCCTCGACGCCTATGAGGTGGCCGGCGGCATCATCATGCGCGACCTGTTTCAGTCCGACGATGGCGGCTGGCTGCAGGACGTGGCGCTGCTCGACCGGCTGGTCGCCGAGAAGCTGAAGGCCGAAGCCGACACGATTGTAGCCGAAGGCTGGAAGTGGATCGAGGTCGCCGTCAGCTTCCCCTATGGCGCGACCCATGGCCTGCGGGCGCTGGAAGGCGAGCCGCTCGACCTGACCACCGACGAACAGGCGACGATCGCAGCCCTGAACGCTGAATATCAGAAGCTCGAAGCCGAGTATGAAGGCGCTGACGAGCTGCCGGAAGAGGTCGATCAGCGTCTCGGCGAGATCGAGGCCGCCCTTGCGGCCTTCGACGAGCGTCCCATCCGTTTCGAATTCGCCGACATCGCCCGCGCCGGAGTCTTCGTCAGCATCGGCAATGACGGCCGGCTCGACATCGAACGCGGCTATGTCCGCCCCGAGGACGAGGCGCCCGAACCAGCGGACGACATCGAGGATGGCGATGCCGGCTTTGAGGCGCATGATCAGGATGATCCGCGCGTGCAGCGCGCCGTCATCACCATCGGCGGTGAACCTGCGGACGGCGAGGACGAGGAGGAAGAGGCGATCAGGCCGCTGCCCGACCGTCTGGTCACCGAGCTGACCGCACACCGGACATTGGCGCTACGCAATGCGTTGGCCGACAATCCGCATATCGCGATGACGGCGTTGCTGCACAAGCTGGTCTCCGACACCTTCCAGCACCGCATGTACAAGGGGGCGCTTGAAGCGAGCGTCAATCACATCTTCTTCCCCGTGCAGGACGAGGGGCTGAAGGACAGCCCGTCGGCCCGCACGGTGCAGGCGCGTGCCGAGGCCTGGGCAGGCGACATCCCCGCCGAAGACCAGGCACTGTGGGACTGGCTGGCCGGGCTCGACGATACCAGCCGCATGGCGCTACTCGCCCATTGCGTCAGCTATGGCGTCAACGCCCTCTACGAGAAGCCCAACCCCTATGGCGGCAACGGCGTCTCGCAGCACATGCTGGACATGCGGCTCGCCCAAGCTGACCGGCTGGCGCGCGCGACCGGTCTCGACATGGTCGAGGTCGGCTGGCGGCCCACGGTCGGCAACTATCTCGGCCGGGTCACCAAGCCGCGCATCCTCGAAGCGGTACGCGAGGGTGCGGGCGAGCAGGCCGCGCAGCTCATCGACCATCTAAAGAAGGGTGACATGGCACGGGAAGCCGAGCGCCTGCTGGCCGACACCAGTTGGCTCCCGGAGCCCCTGCGCCTGGCAGCCGAGGCCGAAACCGCCACGCCCGACGTCGACGCGGGTGCTGAGGATGACGGGGCCGACCTGCCGGCCTTCCTCACCGAGGGCGACGAGGATGAAGACGTCACCGCGGACGAGGACGACGAAGTCCACGCCATCGCGGCCGAATGATCACAGGAGGCGGGGTGGCTCCAGCCGCTCCGCCCCATTCCCCTCTCATCGAGCCCGGCCATCGCGCCGGGCTCCTTTCGTTTCAGGAGCCTGACATGGCCGACTACTTCACTCATTTCTCGTGCCTGCTCGATGTCGGCACGCCTCAGAATGCCGCTCGTGCGCTCGATATCTACACCGGCCTGTCGGAGGAAGGCGTCTCGGAGGAACCGCCTTCAGACGGGTTCCTGCTCTCGATCCAGCCCGAACATGGCGGCACGAACCTCTGGATGCGCGATGACGTCACAGGCGATCCCGAGCGGCTGATCCAGTTCGTCAAACGGTGCGCTGTGGAATTCGGTCTCACCGGCCGCTGGGGCTTCCAATACGCCAACACCTGCTCGAAACCTCGGCTCAATGGTTTCGGCGGCGGCGCGCATGTCCTTGATCTCGCCACGGGCGAGACCGTCGACTGGACTTACACCGATGGCTGGCTTGCCGAGCTTTTCTCTGGCGATGGAGAACGGACATGAGCATCCCCGACCATGCTAGGTGCAATTTCCAGACGTTGCTGCGCGCGGCGGCGGATGGCAATCTCGCGCTCATGGAATGCCTCGACGCCGAGACCGGCGCCCATCGCTATGTCATCTGCGCCGTTGGGCGCGATAGCGGAGATTATGTCTTCACCCCCTTCGGCCATCTCGCCGACGACAATCCCTATGACGCCTATCTGCCGCCCGATCCTGACGATCCGGGCTGTTTCGTGCGGCCCGAAGCGCCATCATAGTTGAGAGAGCCAGCGCCTTTCACCCGATCGTCAAAGCGCCCCGCCTCGCGGCTGGGCGCTTTTTTCATGCCCGCCTTCGAGAGTGAGAGGCCCGCCGGGACGGAATGAGTCCGGGCGGTTCGAGAGAGAGCGCCGGCCGGGCTTGTCCGTTCACGCTCTCCCGAGGATCTCCCGATGACTGTCTTTTTATCCGTGGCCGCTCCGGCCGCGCCCGTCGCCCGTGGGCCTGCCATCCTGTCGGCAGCCCAGAACCTGCTCCTCCATCTCGAACGCGGTGAGCGCATCGATACGCCGCTGCTGCGTGCGGTGATGGAAACCGCGTTCTGCGCTTCCGATTCCGCTGGCGCATGGGATTGGAAGGCCGCCTACGAAGCCTGCGAGGTTGCCGCCGTCCTGTTTCTGCGTAAATACGGACGCGCACTTTTCCGCAAATCCGTATCTCCGGCGGCACGGCTCTCCACGCTGGCGAAAGTCGCGGCGCTTTTGCCCACCCATACTCGCCGATCCGAGGAATCTCAGGGGCTCCAGCAATTCTCGACACCAGTGCCGCTTGGCCTCGCTGTGGTGACGGCGGCGGCGATCACGCCGGACGACATCGTGCTGGAGCCTTCGGCCGGCACTGGCCTGCTCGCCATTCTCGCATCAATGGTTGGCGGATCGCTGATCCTCAACGAATTGGCCGACCTTCGCGCCGATCTCCTCGCTTCGCTCTTTCCGGCCGTCACTGTCACGCGGTTCGACGCCGCGCAGATCGACGATCACCTTGCCCCTGCCGCCACTCCCTCCGTCGTCATCATGAATCCGCCATTCTCGGCCATGGCCAATGTCTCCGGCCGCGTTGCCGACGCCGGCTTTCGCCACATCACCTCGGCCCTGAACCGGCTCGCGCCCGGTGGTCGGCTCGTGGCGATCACCGGAGCCAATGTCGGGCCGGACACGCCTGACTGGCGCGATGCGTTCGAGCGCCTGCAGAAACGGAGCACTGTCGTGTTCTCCGCGGCAATCGCCGGCTCGGTCTATGCCGAGCACGGCACCACGTTTCCCACTAGGCTGACCGTCATCGATAAGGTGCCCGCTGCCGATCCGGCCATGCTACCAGCATCGGCAGGCACAGCCCCCGATGTTGCGATATTGCTCGACTGGATCGGGCGGGACGTTCCGTTTCGGCTGCCTGTCACCCTCCCGGCGGCTTCCGCTCCGCACGTCGTCACGGTGCCGAAGACGGCGCGCAGCTATCTCGCCCGTGCCGCTTACGCACGCCCAGCGCCGGCCAGCGATCCCGACGGTATTCCGCTCGCCTATGAGACCGTGGACTGGGCGCCGGCAGAGGGCGCGCACCTGACCGAAGCGATCTATGAAGAATACGGATTGCAATCGATCCGCATTCCCGGCTCTCAGGCCCACCCAACGAAGCTCGTCCAATCCGCCGCCATGGCGAGCATCGCGCCGCCGAGGCCTAGCTATCGGCCGACGCTGCCGGTGAACATCCTCAGCATGCTGTCCGATGCCCAGCTCGAGACGGTGATCTATGCCGGCGAGGCGCACAGCGATTATCTCGCCGGATCGTGGACGGTCGATAAGACCTTTGACGTCGTGAAAGCCGCGCCCGCCGATGCGGCCGACACCGTTCGCTTCCGTCGCGGCTTCATGCTTGGCGACGGCACCGGAGCCGGCAAAGGCCGCCAGGCGGCCGGCGTCATCCTCGACAACTGGCTCCAGGGCCGGCGCAAGGCTGTCTGGATCAGCAAGTCCGATAAGCTGATCGAGGACGCGCAGCGCGACTGGGCGGCACTTGGCATGGAGCGCCTGCTGGTCACACCGCTGTCGCGGTTCCCGCAGGGCAAGCCCATTACGGTGTCGGAAGGCGTCCTATTTGCGACCTACGCCACGCTACGCTCCGATGACCGTGGCGAGAAGGTTTCGCGCGTCCGTCAGATCGTTGAATGGTTGGGCTCCGATTTCGACGGAGTGATCATCTTTGACGAGAGCCATGCGATGCAGAACGCCGGCGGCGGCAAGGGAGAACGCGGCGACGTCGCCGCCTCGCAGCAGGGACGTGCAGGCTTGAGGCTACAGCATGCCCTGCCGAACGCGCGCGTCGTCTATGTCTCCGCCACCGGCGCGACCACCGTTCATAATCTCGCCTATGCCCAGCGGCTCGGCCTCTGGGGCGGCGACGACTTCCCCTTCGCAACGCGTGCGGAATTCGTGGAGGCCATCGAGGGCGGCGGCGTTGCAGCGATGGAGGTGCTGGCTCGCGACCTGCGTTCGCTTGGACTCTACACCGCCCGCTCGCTCTCCTACGACGGCGTGGAATACGAGCTGGTCGAACACCAGCTCACCGACGAACAGCGCCGCATCTACGATGCCTATGCCGGCGCCTTCGCCATCATCCACAATCACCTCGATGCCGCGATGGAGGCCGCCAACATCACCGGCTCGACCGGGACGCTGAACCGGCAGGCGAAATCCGCAGCCCGCTCGGCCTTCGAATCCGCGAAGCAGCGCTTCTTCGGGCATCTGCTGACTTCTATGAAGACGCCGACCCTCATCGGTTCCATCGAGCGCGACCTTGCGGCTGGCCATGCCGCCGTCGTGCAGATCGTGTCGACCGGCGAAGCCCTGATGGAACGACGCCTGGCCGAGATCCCGACCGACGAATGGAACGACGTGCGCGTCGACATCACGCCGCGCGAATACGTTCTCGATTATCTCGCCCATTCCTTTCCGGTGCAGCTCTATGAGCCGTTCAGCGATGGCGAGGGCAATCTGTCGTCTCGTCCAGTCTATCGCGATGGCCAGCCCGTCGAGAGCCGCGAAGCCGTCGCGCACCGCGACGAGCTGATCGAACGCCTCGCGTCGCTCCCGCCCGTGCCGGGCGCGCTCGACCAGATCGTTCAGCGGTTCGGCACCGACATGGTGGCCGAGGTAACGGGCCGCTCGCGGCGGATCGTCCGCAAGCCGGGTGGCGGCACCGCAGGCGACCGGCTCGCGGTGGAGAACCGCGCCCCGTCCGCGAATCTCGCCGAGACCGCCGCGTTCATGGATGACCTGAAGCGCGTGCTCGTGTTCTCGGATGCCGGCGGCACCGGCCGCAGCTACCATGCGGAGCTGTCGGCGAAGAATCAGCGCCTTCGAGTCCACTATCTGCTCGAACCGGGCTGGAAGGCGGACGCAGCCATCCAGGGCCTCGGCCGCACCAACCGGACCAACCAGGCGCAGCCACCGCTCTTCCGCCCGATCGCGACCGACGTGAAAGCGGAAAAGCGCTTTCTCAGCACGATCGCGCGCCGGCTCGATACGCTGGGCGCAATCACGCGTGGGCAGCGACAGACCGGCGGCCAGGGCCTGTTCCGGCCCGAGGACAATCTGGAGTCCTGCTACGCCCGCGATGCGCTGCGCCAGCTCTATCTCCTGATCGTGCGCGGCAAGATCGACGGCTGCTCGCTCCATCGCTTCGAGACCGCCACCGGCCTCAAGCTGATGGACGACAACGGCATCAAAGACGAGCTGCCGCCGATCACGACCTTCCTCAATCGGCTGCTGGCGCTCACCATTGAGTTGCAGGGCATTCTATTCAGCGCGTTCGAACAGCTTCTCGATGCAAAGGTATCGAGCGCGATCACGAGCGGCGTCTATGACGTCGGCCTCGAAACCCTGACGGCGGAAAGCTTCGTCGTTACCGATCGCACGACGATCTACACCCATCCGGCCTCGGGTGCGCAGACCCGGCTACTGACCATCGCCCAGCGGACCCGCAATCTTCCGCTCTCGCTCGACGACGCGCTCGGCTGGCTTGATAATGGTGGCGCGAAGCTGCTGGTGAACGAACGATCCGGGCGCGCTGCCGTGCAGATTTCCGCACCGTCGCTCATGCTCGACGATGGCGAGATCGAACGTCGTGTTCGGCTGATCAGGCCTATGGAGCATCACCATGCCTCGTTGAAGTCGATGGCAGAGAGCCATTGGCAGGAGGCCGACCGCGACACCTTCGCCGCGGCTTGGTCTCGCGAACTCGCCGATGTGCCCGCGTTCAGCGACAGTACAATTCACATCGTCGCCGGATTGTTGCTGCCGGTGTGGAAACGTCTGCCGAACGAGTCCACCCACGTTTACCGGCTTCAGACCGACGATGGCGAGCGCATCATCGGCCGCCGCGTCTCGCCAGTCTGGGCCGCGAACGCCGCTTCGACCGGCACGACCAATCTATCGGCCAACGACGCCTATGCGGCTTTGATCGACGGGCGGACGATCCTCGACCTGGCGGAAGGGCTTCAGCTTCGCCGCGTGCGCGTCATGGGCGCGAACCGCATCGAGCTTTCCGGCTTCACCGAAGCCATGCGCGAGCGCCTTCGCGCCTATGGCCTCTTCACGGAGATTATCTCGTGGAAGCTGCGGTTCTTCGTGCCGATCGACAGCACGGGACCGGCGGTGCTCGGCAAGCTGCTCGACACCTATCCGGTGGCGCGCATCGGCGAGCGGGAGGCCCCGTGATGGCCCGCCGCGACGCTTCCGATCTCGCATCCCGTCTCGGCCGGCAGGCTGAGGCGGTATGCAAACGCTATCTCCCTGCCGGTCGCCGACAGGGCAACTATTGGCAGGTTGGCGATGTTCGTAACACGCCCGGCCGATCCATGTTCGTGCGCCTCAAGGACACCGCCAAAGGCCCCGCTGGCAAATGGACGGATGCCGCGACTGGCGAGCATGGCGACCTGCTCGACGTGATCCGTGATTCGCTGGGCCTCATCGACTTCGCCGACGTTGCCGAAGAGGCCCGTCTGTTCCTCAGCATGCCGCCGCCC
This window of the Martelella lutilitoris genome carries:
- a CDS encoding ParB/RepB/Spo0J family partition protein is translated as MATAVQKITLSSSRDIPFNKLVLSQSNVRRVKAGISIEDLAASIARRGLIQSISVFPVIDAEGNETGMFEVPAGGRRFRALEMLVKQKRLAKTTPVPCVVRERDGAILAEEVSLAENIERAPLHPLDQFRAFQDMRAKGMTEEEIAAAFFVSAQVVKQRLRLASVSPALLDIYAEDGMTLEQLMAFTVSGDHDRQQQVWDVVKDSWSKEPYQIRRMLTETTVRASDKRAVFVGLDAYEVAGGIIMRDLFQSDDGGWLQDVALLDRLVAEKLKAEADTIVAEGWKWIEVAVSFPYGATHGLRALEGEPLDLTTDEQATIAALNAEYQKLEAEYEGADELPEEVDQRLGEIEAALAAFDERPIRFEFADIARAGVFVSIGNDGRLDIERGYVRPEDEAPEPADDIEDGDAGFEAHDQDDPRVQRAVITIGGEPADGEDEEEEAIRPLPDRLVTELTAHRTLALRNALADNPHIAMTALLHKLVSDTFQHRMYKGALEASVNHIFFPVQDEGLKDSPSARTVQARAEAWAGDIPAEDQALWDWLAGLDDTSRMALLAHCVSYGVNALYEKPNPYGGNGVSQHMLDMRLAQADRLARATGLDMVEVGWRPTVGNYLGRVTKPRILEAVREGAGEQAAQLIDHLKKGDMAREAERLLADTSWLPEPLRLAAEAETATPDVDAGAEDDGADLPAFLTEGDEDEDVTADEDDEVHAIAAE
- a CDS encoding DUF6117 family protein, with the protein product MSIPDHARCNFQTLLRAAADGNLALMECLDAETGAHRYVICAVGRDSGDYVFTPFGHLADDNPYDAYLPPDPDDPGCFVRPEAPS
- a CDS encoding strawberry notch-like NTP hydrolase domain-containing protein is translated as MTVFLSVAAPAAPVARGPAILSAAQNLLLHLERGERIDTPLLRAVMETAFCASDSAGAWDWKAAYEACEVAAVLFLRKYGRALFRKSVSPAARLSTLAKVAALLPTHTRRSEESQGLQQFSTPVPLGLAVVTAAAITPDDIVLEPSAGTGLLAILASMVGGSLILNELADLRADLLASLFPAVTVTRFDAAQIDDHLAPAATPSVVIMNPPFSAMANVSGRVADAGFRHITSALNRLAPGGRLVAITGANVGPDTPDWRDAFERLQKRSTVVFSAAIAGSVYAEHGTTFPTRLTVIDKVPAADPAMLPASAGTAPDVAILLDWIGRDVPFRLPVTLPAASAPHVVTVPKTARSYLARAAYARPAPASDPDGIPLAYETVDWAPAEGAHLTEAIYEEYGLQSIRIPGSQAHPTKLVQSAAMASIAPPRPSYRPTLPVNILSMLSDAQLETVIYAGEAHSDYLAGSWTVDKTFDVVKAAPADAADTVRFRRGFMLGDGTGAGKGRQAAGVILDNWLQGRRKAVWISKSDKLIEDAQRDWAALGMERLLVTPLSRFPQGKPITVSEGVLFATYATLRSDDRGEKVSRVRQIVEWLGSDFDGVIIFDESHAMQNAGGGKGERGDVAASQQGRAGLRLQHALPNARVVYVSATGATTVHNLAYAQRLGLWGGDDFPFATRAEFVEAIEGGGVAAMEVLARDLRSLGLYTARSLSYDGVEYELVEHQLTDEQRRIYDAYAGAFAIIHNHLDAAMEAANITGSTGTLNRQAKSAARSAFESAKQRFFGHLLTSMKTPTLIGSIERDLAAGHAAVVQIVSTGEALMERRLAEIPTDEWNDVRVDITPREYVLDYLAHSFPVQLYEPFSDGEGNLSSRPVYRDGQPVESREAVAHRDELIERLASLPPVPGALDQIVQRFGTDMVAEVTGRSRRIVRKPGGGTAGDRLAVENRAPSANLAETAAFMDDLKRVLVFSDAGGTGRSYHAELSAKNQRLRVHYLLEPGWKADAAIQGLGRTNRTNQAQPPLFRPIATDVKAEKRFLSTIARRLDTLGAITRGQRQTGGQGLFRPEDNLESCYARDALRQLYLLIVRGKIDGCSLHRFETATGLKLMDDNGIKDELPPITTFLNRLLALTIELQGILFSAFEQLLDAKVSSAITSGVYDVGLETLTAESFVVTDRTTIYTHPASGAQTRLLTIAQRTRNLPLSLDDALGWLDNGGAKLLVNERSGRAAVQISAPSLMLDDGEIERRVRLIRPMEHHHASLKSMAESHWQEADRDTFAAAWSRELADVPAFSDSTIHIVAGLLLPVWKRLPNESTHVYRLQTDDGERIIGRRVSPVWAANAASTGTTNLSANDAYAALIDGRTILDLAEGLQLRRVRVMGANRIELSGFTEAMRERLRAYGLFTEIISWKLRFFVPIDSTGPAVLGKLLDTYPVARIGEREAP
- a CDS encoding type II toxin-antitoxin system HipA family toxin, giving the protein MADFVAHVALGEGRTSVGQLRFTHNGPRQFSTFTYDAEWIENPRAFAIQPDFPLEAGPFHTSGQPGNMRDALAGVFADASPDSWGRRLLERAYGNGLNEFEYLTLSDDACRQGALRFLDDKGEVIRGKAADAVPRLVDLETITGIARAYEQGKEISPEEMQALAGAGGSGGARPKANVRDGDVLWLAKFTSVHDQQPIERVEVATLRLAAACGIRTPETRLELSDTPFPVALVQRFDRRGAARIPYISARTALGKTGVGLGSYTEIVDFMRAYSSDPSDDFRELYRRLIFTILVSNKDDHLKNHGFLYVGAGRWRLSPVFDVNPAPDRNPHLETAILEGGAHDRSVNLALEACAFFEIAEAEAREIIRTMAQRISDGWREVFRQVGVSGALARDYEAAFVGDEMETARSL
- a CDS encoding DUF932 domain-containing protein — encoded protein: MNMQVLDARRDTSGGYKVDVSRGERIGRVSSEWFSRPADERYLSLSELARSVRDRADRSRTRVVESALIHVEANRNDPERLALMFPAADAPVSPTHWSFGQLASLVGAPAAYLRQLPAALAGINLQYGLSSNRAEQIKTFETDDGRVELRAVTGPDYGRIFDHELVQAVQRIAGNGTGDTRWKVPGVLDWSTGVYNPRVDITKDTTTLYASDRDVFLFLVDDLNPIEAGRLPDGSPDLYFRGFYCWNSEVGAKTLGMASFYLRAVCQNRNLWGVEDFEEITIRHSKYAANRFAHEAAPALLNFANSSPMPFVNGIKAARERIVARTDEDRTDFLRRRGFSKAETGKIIDTVLAEEGRPPESIFDFVQGITAVARDKPHQDARLDMEGKAKKLLDRAA
- a CDS encoding helix-turn-helix domain-containing protein, with product MGSPKAKPALERLGQDIRHARLRRGIAVADLAVRAGTSPSSIARLERGDPGVAIGTLADVLVVLGLLERLADLVDIRKDDLGLALAAEHGPRRGRSFAARLKKQKAQTEETQDRQDVVDPDGASF